Proteins encoded together in one Pseudomonas sp. TCU-HL1 window:
- a CDS encoding SdiA-regulated domain-containing protein yields MLFRFPQFVRRRWLMVGLVAAVAGTTALTRYMHWDDRALVWLAEQQLTQEQRADSIWLPGYKAVLQGKPLAGLENDETSDLAYNPVTGTLFTVTGKSPTLVELSREGEVLRKIPLKGFSNPEGVAVLEGGHVAVTDERRRTLSIFELDPETRELSAGSTPEFDLGFPDSGNKGFEGIAWDPAKGRLILGKERGPVALFSLGSDGNDALDEMLRPLPSYGLGMRNLSALSIDPRTGHLLVLSAQSNLLLELDEQGEPVSFISLLGGMNGLEHGIPRAEGVAMDETGDIYVVSEPNLFYVFRKELVVSAEKG; encoded by the coding sequence ATGCTGTTCCGCTTCCCGCAGTTCGTCCGTCGCCGCTGGCTGATGGTGGGATTGGTCGCCGCCGTCGCCGGCACTACCGCACTCACCCGTTACATGCACTGGGATGACCGCGCCCTGGTCTGGCTGGCCGAGCAGCAGCTGACCCAGGAGCAGCGCGCCGACAGCATCTGGCTACCGGGCTACAAGGCCGTGCTGCAAGGCAAGCCGCTGGCTGGCCTGGAGAACGACGAAACCTCCGACCTGGCCTACAACCCCGTTACCGGTACCCTGTTCACCGTCACCGGCAAGTCCCCGACTCTGGTGGAGCTGAGCCGCGAGGGCGAGGTGCTGCGCAAGATACCGCTGAAAGGCTTCTCCAATCCCGAAGGCGTCGCCGTGCTGGAAGGCGGCCATGTCGCCGTGACCGACGAACGCCGCCGCACCCTGTCGATCTTCGAGCTGGACCCGGAAACCCGCGAGCTGAGCGCCGGGAGCACGCCGGAGTTCGACCTGGGCTTCCCGGATTCCGGCAACAAGGGCTTCGAAGGCATCGCCTGGGACCCGGCCAAGGGTCGGCTGATCCTCGGCAAGGAGCGTGGTCCCGTTGCCCTGTTCAGTCTCGGCAGCGATGGCAACGATGCCCTGGATGAAATGCTGCGCCCGCTGCCGAGCTACGGCCTGGGCATGCGCAACCTGTCAGCCCTCAGCATCGATCCGCGCACCGGCCACCTGCTGGTGCTCTCCGCCCAGTCCAACTTGTTGCTGGAACTGGACGAGCAGGGCGAGCCCGTCAGCTTCATCAGTCTGCTCGGCGGCATGAATGGCCTGGAACACGGCATTCCCCGTGCCGAAGGCGTCGCCATGGACGAGACCGGCGACATCTACGTCGTCAGCGAGCCGAACCTGTTCTACGTGTTCCGCAAGGAGCTGGTCGTCAGCGCCGAGAAGGGTTGA
- a CDS encoding ABC transporter permease: MSTLRAQAESRQLRRRLLLTSPAMLALLVFLVLPLGIMFLVSVLAPGDYGGVKWDQYSLEAYINFLYERDLDDSLVFNTDYLQIFQRSFWLSVLTTVGCLLIGFPTALYLALQSERKRNLLLFLVTVPFWTNLLVRVYAWILLLRNGGLMDSGLGVFGLSDGALGLLYTDVAVVIGLLYTFLPFMVLPIYTSLEKLDWRLVEAAFDLGANRIQALRRIIVPLAMPGIVAGAILVFIPSLGNYIIPELLGGGKSLMIGNLIQLQFGASHNWPLGAALSFALLGFVLLAMLLYSLRFKQAAGGGHP, from the coding sequence ATGAGCACCCTGCGCGCCCAGGCCGAGAGCCGCCAGCTGCGCCGGCGCCTGCTGCTGACCAGCCCGGCCATGCTCGCCCTGCTGGTGTTCCTGGTGCTGCCGCTCGGGATCATGTTCCTGGTGTCGGTCCTGGCGCCAGGCGACTACGGCGGTGTGAAGTGGGACCAGTACTCACTGGAGGCGTACATCAACTTTCTCTACGAGCGCGACCTGGACGACAGCCTGGTGTTCAACACCGACTACCTGCAGATCTTCCAGCGCTCCTTCTGGCTTTCCGTGCTGACCACCGTCGGCTGCCTGCTGATCGGTTTCCCCACCGCGCTCTACCTGGCGCTGCAGAGCGAGCGCAAACGCAACCTGCTGCTGTTCCTGGTCACCGTGCCCTTCTGGACCAACCTGCTGGTACGGGTCTATGCGTGGATCCTGCTGCTGCGCAATGGCGGCCTGATGGACAGCGGGCTCGGCGTCTTCGGGTTGTCGGACGGTGCGCTTGGCTTGCTCTACACCGATGTCGCGGTGGTGATCGGCCTGCTCTACACCTTCCTGCCGTTCATGGTGCTGCCCATCTACACCAGCCTGGAAAAGCTCGACTGGCGCCTGGTGGAAGCCGCGTTCGACCTCGGCGCCAACCGCATCCAGGCCCTGCGCCGGATCATCGTGCCGCTGGCCATGCCAGGCATAGTCGCGGGCGCGATCCTGGTGTTCATCCCGTCGCTGGGCAACTACATCATTCCCGAGCTGCTGGGGGGCGGTAAGTCGCTGATGATCGGCAACCTGATCCAGCTGCAGTTCGGCGCATCGCACAACTGGCCGCTGGGCGCAGCGCTGTCCTTCGCCCTGCTCGGCTTCGTGCTGCTGGCGATGCTGCTCTACAGCCTGCGCTTCAAGCAGGCCGCCGGGGGAGGCCATCCATGA
- a CDS encoding FAD-binding oxidoreductase: protein MTNVALIEELKTLVEPGKVLTDAASLDAYGKDWTKHFAPAPSAIVFPKSIEQVQAIVRWANQHKVALVPSGGRTGLSAAAVAANGEVVVAFDYMNQILEFNEFDRTVVCQPGVITEQLQNFAEEKGLYYPVDFASAGSSQLGGNIGTNAGGIKVIRYGMTRNWVAGLKVVTGAGDLLELNKDLIKNATGYDMRQLFIGAEGTLGFVVEATMRLDRAPKNLTAMVLGSPDLDSIMPVLHAFQSKLDLTAFEFFSDKAMAKVLARGDVPAPFETECPFYALLEFEAASEEIANDALATFEHCVEQGWVLDGVMSQSEQQLQNLWKLREYISETISHWTPYKNDISVTVSRVPAFLHDIDAIVEANYPDFEVVWFGHIGDGNLHLNILKPDKLSKDEFFAKCATVNKWVFETVQKYNGSISAEHGVGMTKRDYLGYSRSEPEIAVMKAIKAVFDPNGIMNPGKIFS from the coding sequence ATGACCAACGTTGCCCTGATCGAAGAGCTGAAGACCCTGGTTGAGCCCGGCAAGGTCCTGACCGACGCCGCCTCGCTGGACGCCTATGGCAAGGACTGGACCAAGCATTTCGCCCCAGCGCCCAGCGCCATCGTCTTCCCCAAGAGCATCGAGCAGGTGCAGGCCATCGTGCGTTGGGCCAACCAGCACAAGGTGGCGCTGGTCCCGTCCGGCGGCCGTACCGGCCTATCCGCTGCGGCGGTAGCGGCCAATGGCGAAGTGGTCGTCGCCTTCGACTACATGAACCAGATTCTCGAATTCAACGAGTTCGACCGCACCGTGGTTTGCCAGCCGGGGGTGATCACCGAGCAGCTGCAGAATTTCGCCGAGGAAAAGGGCCTGTACTACCCGGTGGATTTCGCGTCCGCAGGTTCCAGCCAGCTCGGCGGCAATATCGGCACGAATGCCGGCGGTATCAAGGTGATTCGCTACGGAATGACCCGTAACTGGGTAGCCGGCCTGAAAGTGGTCACCGGCGCTGGCGACCTGCTGGAGCTGAACAAGGACCTGATCAAGAACGCCACCGGCTACGACATGCGCCAGCTGTTCATCGGCGCCGAAGGCACCCTGGGCTTCGTGGTCGAAGCCACCATGCGTCTGGACCGCGCGCCGAAGAACCTCACCGCGATGGTGCTGGGCTCGCCGGACCTGGATTCCATCATGCCGGTGCTGCATGCCTTCCAGAGCAAGCTGGACCTGACCGCTTTCGAGTTCTTCTCCGACAAGGCCATGGCCAAGGTCCTGGCCCGAGGCGACGTGCCAGCGCCCTTCGAGACCGAGTGCCCCTTCTATGCGCTGCTGGAGTTCGAGGCTGCCAGCGAAGAGATCGCCAACGACGCCCTGGCCACCTTCGAACACTGCGTCGAGCAGGGCTGGGTGCTGGACGGCGTGATGAGCCAGAGCGAGCAGCAGCTGCAGAACCTGTGGAAACTGCGCGAGTACATCTCCGAGACCATCTCCCACTGGACGCCGTATAAGAACGACATCTCGGTCACCGTTTCCAGGGTGCCGGCCTTCCTGCACGACATCGACGCCATCGTCGAAGCCAACTACCCGGACTTCGAAGTGGTCTGGTTCGGCCACATTGGTGACGGCAACCTGCACCTGAATATCCTCAAGCCGGACAAGCTGTCCAAGGACGAGTTCTTCGCCAAGTGCGCCACCGTGAACAAGTGGGTGTTCGAGACCGTGCAGAAGTACAACGGCTCCATCTCCGCCGAGCATGGCGTGGGCATGACCAAGCGCGATTATCTCGGCTACAGCCGCTCGGAGCCGGAGATCGCGGTGATGAAGGCGATCAAGGCGGTGTTCGATCCCAACGGCATCATGAACCCCGGAAAGATTTTTAGTTGA
- a CDS encoding histone deacetylase family protein gives MLTIYSDDHHLHHGKHELIGGQFTPCFEKPSRADMVLDRARAVNLGAIQAPVDFGLSPILRVHSEGFVNFLKNAWSDWQAKGRSHDMLPIAWPTRRLRQVEPTDIDGRLGYYSFDAGAPITAGTWQAITSSANVALSGQAELRKGARGIFSLCRPPGHHAAADYMGGYCYLNNAAIAVQAMLDAGAKRVAVLDVDYHHGNGTQDIFYDRVDVLFTSIHGDPRFEYPYYLGFADEKGVGAGEGFNFNYPLASGIDWSVWSLALADACRQIAEYAPDALVVSLGVDTFKEDPISQFKLDSPDYLRMGEIIGKLGLQTLFVMEGGYAVEEIGINAINVLQGFDSVA, from the coding sequence ATGCTGACGATCTATTCCGACGACCACCACCTGCACCACGGCAAGCACGAGCTGATCGGTGGCCAGTTCACGCCCTGCTTCGAGAAACCGAGCCGTGCCGACATGGTGCTGGACCGCGCCAGGGCGGTGAACCTGGGCGCCATCCAGGCGCCGGTCGACTTCGGCCTGTCGCCCATCCTGCGGGTGCACAGCGAGGGTTTCGTCAATTTCCTGAAGAACGCCTGGAGCGACTGGCAGGCCAAGGGCCGCAGCCACGACATGCTGCCCATCGCCTGGCCAACCCGGCGCCTGCGCCAGGTGGAGCCCACCGATATCGACGGTCGTCTGGGCTATTACTCCTTCGACGCCGGTGCGCCCATCACCGCCGGCACCTGGCAAGCCATCACCAGCTCGGCCAACGTCGCACTCAGCGGCCAGGCCGAGCTGCGCAAAGGCGCCCGCGGCATCTTCTCCCTGTGCCGACCGCCGGGCCACCATGCCGCTGCCGACTACATGGGCGGCTACTGCTACCTGAACAACGCGGCCATTGCCGTGCAGGCCATGCTGGATGCCGGCGCCAAACGCGTCGCGGTGCTGGACGTGGACTACCACCACGGCAACGGCACCCAGGACATCTTCTACGACCGCGTCGACGTGCTCTTCACCTCGATCCACGGCGATCCGCGCTTCGAGTATCCGTACTACCTGGGCTTCGCAGACGAAAAAGGCGTGGGGGCGGGCGAAGGTTTCAACTTCAACTACCCGCTGGCTTCGGGCATCGACTGGTCCGTCTGGAGCCTGGCGCTCGCCGACGCCTGCCGGCAGATCGCCGAGTACGCGCCGGACGCGCTGGTGGTGTCGCTGGGGGTGGATACCTTCAAGGAAGACCCCATCTCACAGTTCAAGCTGGACAGCCCGGACTACCTGCGCATGGGTGAGATCATCGGCAAGCTCGGCCTGCAGACGCTCTTCGTGATGGAAGGGGGTTATGCGGTGGAGGAGATCGGCATCAACGCGATCAATGTGCTGCAGGGGTTCGATAGCGTGGCGTGA
- a CDS encoding ABC transporter ATP-binding protein: MTSAISVDRVCMEFGNPGQGVKALDDVSLEIRANEFFTLLGPSGCGKTTLLRLIAGFEQPSSGVIRLYGEPMQGLPPFRRPVNTVFQSYALFPHMTVAQNIAFGLEMRGLSRSDIEQTVQRMLELVKLPDVGKRRADQLSGGQQQRIALARALANKPKVLLLDESLSALDQKLRKDMQIELKRLQHETGITFIFVTHDQEEALTMSDRIAVMSKGRILQVGTPTEIYEAPLNRTVADFIGETNFLEGEALERGVLLPDGQLLSAFSPRRGPVTLAIRPERTCLDEQGNLAGEIENVVYVGTDTVYHLNIAGQSGFRVRQQNRNGALNGYSAGEKVRVLVPGEAIRVLVE; encoded by the coding sequence ATGACTAGCGCGATCAGTGTCGACCGTGTGTGCATGGAGTTCGGCAATCCGGGGCAGGGCGTGAAGGCCCTAGACGATGTTTCCCTGGAAATCCGCGCCAACGAGTTCTTCACCCTCCTCGGCCCATCCGGCTGCGGCAAGACAACCCTCCTGCGGCTCATCGCCGGATTCGAGCAGCCCAGCTCCGGGGTCATTCGCCTCTATGGTGAGCCCATGCAGGGCCTGCCGCCCTTCCGCCGGCCGGTCAACACCGTGTTCCAGAGCTACGCCCTGTTCCCGCACATGACGGTGGCGCAGAACATCGCCTTCGGCCTGGAGATGCGAGGGCTATCCCGCAGCGATATCGAGCAGACGGTGCAACGCATGCTGGAACTGGTGAAGCTGCCGGACGTGGGAAAACGCCGCGCCGACCAACTTTCCGGCGGCCAGCAACAGCGCATCGCCCTGGCCCGCGCCCTGGCCAACAAGCCCAAGGTGCTGCTGCTGGACGAGTCCCTTTCGGCGCTGGATCAGAAGCTGCGCAAGGACATGCAGATCGAGCTCAAGCGCCTGCAGCACGAGACCGGCATCACCTTCATCTTCGTCACCCATGACCAGGAAGAAGCCCTGACCATGTCCGACCGCATCGCGGTGATGAGCAAGGGTCGCATCCTCCAGGTCGGCACCCCGACGGAAATCTACGAAGCGCCACTGAACCGCACGGTGGCGGACTTCATCGGTGAAACCAACTTCCTCGAAGGCGAAGCCCTGGAGCGTGGCGTCCTGCTGCCCGACGGCCAGCTGCTCAGCGCCTTCAGTCCGCGTCGTGGCCCTGTGACCCTGGCGATCCGGCCGGAGCGCACCTGCCTCGACGAGCAGGGCAACCTGGCCGGCGAAATCGAGAACGTGGTCTATGTCGGCACCGACACCGTCTATCACCTCAACATCGCCGGGCAGAGCGGGTTCCGCGTACGCCAGCAGAACCGCAACGGTGCGCTGAACGGCTACTCCGCCGGCGAGAAGGTGCGGGTGCTGGTACCGGGCGAAGCCATCCGGGTGCTGGTCGAATGA
- a CDS encoding APC family permease — MTTPSANLDSSGSLPNEYTHSAQGTALRRILGLPALVFFGLVYMVPLTIFTTYGVVTEMTGGRTAFAYVATLLAMIFTALSYSFMVRRYPIAGSAYSYASLSFGPCVGFLAGWSLLLDYLFLPMINYLVIGLFLNIAFPEVPAWVFVVSAISLVTVLNVLGISSVSGMSNLIVIAQVIFVLVFLAMAGKSLFGAPIDFTAPFIGDGSQPGLAPLMAGAAVLCLSFLGFDAVSTLAEEARDPKRDIPRAIVITTLGAGVLFFVLALVAQLVFPGSSFQDVDAAANEVMFKAGGQFLAAFFTATYVAGAAGSALASQASVSRILYSMGRDGILPRRLFGTLSGRFQTPTLAILIVSLVSLLAVVIDLATLASMISFGALVAFSAVNLAVIRTHLFDGRPRQPGDLPRYGLIPAIGFALIAWLWTSLSGLTLAIGLGWFAVGLAYLAVLTGGFRRKAPQVQFSEFE; from the coding sequence ATGACCACCCCTTCCGCCAACCTCGACAGCAGCGGCAGCCTGCCCAACGAATACACCCACAGCGCCCAGGGCACAGCCCTGCGCCGAATACTCGGGCTGCCCGCCCTGGTGTTCTTCGGCCTGGTCTACATGGTGCCGCTGACCATCTTCACCACCTACGGCGTGGTGACGGAGATGACCGGCGGGCGCACCGCCTTCGCCTATGTGGCCACCCTGCTGGCGATGATCTTCACCGCCCTCTCGTACAGTTTCATGGTCCGCCGCTACCCGATTGCCGGCTCGGCCTATTCCTACGCCAGCCTCAGTTTCGGCCCCTGCGTGGGCTTCCTTGCCGGCTGGTCGCTGCTGCTCGATTACCTGTTCCTGCCGATGATCAACTACCTGGTGATCGGCCTGTTCCTCAACATCGCCTTCCCCGAAGTGCCAGCCTGGGTCTTCGTGGTCAGCGCCATCAGCCTGGTTACCGTGCTGAACGTCCTGGGCATCAGCTCGGTGTCGGGCATGAGCAACCTGATCGTGATCGCGCAGGTGATCTTCGTCCTGGTGTTCCTGGCCATGGCCGGCAAGAGCCTGTTCGGTGCCCCCATCGACTTCACCGCACCCTTCATCGGCGACGGCAGCCAGCCTGGCCTGGCGCCGTTGATGGCCGGCGCGGCGGTGCTCTGCCTGTCGTTCCTCGGCTTCGACGCGGTATCGACCCTGGCTGAAGAGGCCCGTGACCCGAAACGCGACATTCCACGCGCCATCGTCATCACCACCCTGGGGGCCGGCGTGCTGTTCTTCGTGCTGGCACTGGTCGCCCAACTGGTGTTCCCCGGCAGCAGCTTCCAGGACGTGGACGCCGCCGCCAATGAAGTCATGTTCAAGGCCGGCGGCCAGTTCCTCGCCGCCTTCTTCACCGCCACCTACGTGGCCGGTGCCGCCGGTTCGGCCCTGGCGTCACAGGCGTCGGTGTCGCGCATCCTCTACAGCATGGGCCGCGACGGCATCCTGCCGCGTCGCCTGTTCGGCACGCTGTCGGGACGTTTCCAGACGCCGACCCTCGCCATCCTGATCGTGTCCCTGGTGTCGTTGCTGGCGGTGGTCATCGACCTCGCAACCCTGGCCTCGATGATCAGCTTTGGCGCCCTGGTGGCCTTCTCCGCCGTGAACCTGGCAGTGATCCGCACCCACCTGTTCGATGGCCGCCCGCGCCAGCCGGGCGACCTGCCGCGCTACGGCCTGATCCCGGCCATTGGCTTCGCGCTGATCGCCTGGCTCTGGACCAGCCTGTCGGGCCTGACCCTGGCCATTGGCCTCGGCTGGTTCGCCGTGGGCCTGGCTTACCTGGCGGTGCTGACCGGCGGTTTCCGCCGCAAGGCACCGCAGGTGCAGTTTTCCGAGTTCGAGTAA
- a CDS encoding fumarylacetoacetate hydrolase family protein yields MSYQHQYVDGTPIHFSLGKVVCVGRNYAEHAKELNNPVPTEPLLFIKPGSCVVPLADGFSIPLDRGAVHYEAEIAVLIGKPLSRHPDAEEVRDAISGFAPALDLTLRDVQAKLKEKGLPWEISKSFDGACVLAPFVPGDAPESLDDLGIRLTINGEVRQDGNSRDMLNAILPLIQHMAGHFSLQPGDVILTGTPVGVGPLNQGDDLVLELVGHSSFESRVI; encoded by the coding sequence ATGAGCTACCAGCACCAGTATGTCGATGGCACCCCGATCCACTTTTCCCTAGGCAAGGTGGTTTGCGTCGGCCGCAACTACGCCGAGCACGCCAAGGAATTGAACAACCCCGTGCCCACCGAACCGCTGCTGTTCATCAAGCCGGGTTCCTGCGTGGTACCGCTGGCCGACGGCTTCAGCATTCCGCTGGATCGTGGTGCGGTGCACTACGAGGCAGAGATCGCCGTGCTGATCGGCAAGCCGCTGTCCCGCCACCCGGATGCGGAAGAAGTACGTGATGCCATCTCCGGCTTCGCACCGGCCCTGGACCTGACCCTGCGCGATGTGCAGGCGAAGCTGAAGGAAAAGGGCCTGCCCTGGGAAATCTCCAAGAGCTTCGACGGTGCCTGTGTGCTGGCGCCCTTCGTGCCGGGCGACGCACCGGAAAGCCTCGACGATCTCGGCATCCGCCTGACCATCAACGGCGAGGTTCGCCAGGACGGCAACAGCCGTGACATGCTTAACGCCATCCTGCCGCTGATCCAGCACATGGCTGGCCACTTCAGCCTGCAGCCGGGCGACGTCATCCTCACCGGCACCCCGGTGGGCGTCGGCCCGCTGAACCAGGGCGATGACCTGGTCCTGGAGCTGGTGGGCCACAGCAGTTTCGAAAGTCGGGTCATCTGA
- a CDS encoding extracellular solute-binding protein — translation MTRRTPLALAVLLASGLAGSAQAAGTLHFANWSDYYPPELLKKFEKDTGIKATLDAYDSNETLLAKLKAGGGAYDVVVPSDSFIQIMAGDGLLQKLDKSKLPNLKNLKANFQTLDYDPGHDYSVPYLWGTTGYSYDSKQVPGGKLDESWKPFFEPPAELKGKVVALNSIEDLYIAASHYLSIDQCTEDPKEAKKIQDLLLAQKPLLAMYNSDGTIERMAAGEVTMHMQWNGAFHRAHAQRDSLVYVYPKEGIHVFIDNLVIPKDAVNVEEAHTFINWMMLPENIAAASNFAKYNNTIEGSDKFMEKELFDDPAINTPQDELDRLRTFKLCSPKALSLRSKVWTKLKK, via the coding sequence ATGACCCGTCGTACCCCGCTCGCACTCGCCGTACTGCTCGCCTCCGGCCTTGCCGGCTCGGCCCAGGCTGCAGGGACCCTGCACTTCGCCAACTGGTCGGACTACTACCCGCCGGAACTGTTGAAGAAGTTCGAGAAGGACACCGGCATCAAGGCGACGCTGGATGCCTACGACAGCAACGAAACCCTGCTGGCCAAGCTCAAGGCCGGTGGCGGCGCCTACGACGTGGTGGTGCCGTCCGACAGTTTCATCCAGATCATGGCCGGCGACGGACTGCTGCAGAAATTAGACAAGAGCAAGCTGCCCAACCTGAAGAACCTCAAGGCCAACTTCCAGACCCTCGACTACGACCCCGGCCACGACTACAGCGTGCCCTACCTCTGGGGCACCACCGGCTACAGCTACGACAGCAAGCAGGTTCCGGGCGGCAAGCTGGATGAAAGCTGGAAGCCCTTCTTCGAGCCGCCGGCCGAGCTGAAGGGCAAGGTCGTGGCACTGAACTCGATCGAAGACCTCTACATCGCCGCCTCCCACTACCTGTCCATCGACCAGTGCACCGAGGACCCGAAGGAAGCCAAGAAGATCCAGGACCTGCTGCTGGCTCAGAAGCCGCTGCTGGCCATGTACAACAGCGACGGCACCATCGAGCGCATGGCGGCCGGCGAAGTGACCATGCACATGCAGTGGAACGGCGCGTTCCATCGCGCCCACGCCCAGCGTGACAGCCTCGTCTACGTCTATCCGAAGGAAGGCATCCATGTCTTCATCGACAACCTGGTGATTCCCAAGGACGCGGTGAACGTCGAGGAAGCTCATACCTTCATCAACTGGATGATGCTGCCGGAGAACATCGCCGCCGCCTCCAACTTCGCCAAGTACAACAACACCATCGAGGGCTCCGACAAGTTCATGGAGAAGGAACTCTTCGACGACCCGGCCATCAACACCCCGCAGGACGAGCTCGACCGCCTGCGCACCTTCAAGCTCTGCTCGCCCAAGGCCCTGAGCCTGCGCAGCAAGGTCTGGACCAAGCTGAAGAAATAA
- a CDS encoding ABC transporter permease encodes MNMQNPLWRFTGVRPTAWLFFAFLYVPILVLVALSFNGGQSATIWESFSLKWYSVVANDPEIVRAAKNSLIVATFATLISTALATLAALGMRGRAFRGQTLMSGVLGLPLLVPEIVTAVATLMFFAFIGLKLSLFTILIAHVVFCIPFAYLPIRARLEGMDPRLAEAAADLYASPWKAFWKVTFPLLMPGILSGAMLAFIISMDDFVITYFVAGAGATTLPVYIFSSIRMGISPKINAISSIILVISIAFVALSYYVGQRKR; translated from the coding sequence ATGAACATGCAGAACCCGCTCTGGCGCTTCACCGGTGTGCGCCCCACCGCCTGGCTGTTCTTCGCCTTCCTCTATGTGCCGATCCTGGTGCTGGTGGCGCTGAGCTTCAACGGCGGGCAGTCGGCGACCATCTGGGAAAGCTTCAGCCTCAAGTGGTATTCGGTGGTGGCCAACGACCCGGAGATCGTCCGCGCGGCAAAGAACTCGCTGATCGTCGCCACCTTCGCCACCCTGATCTCCACCGCCCTGGCCACCCTCGCCGCCCTAGGCATGCGCGGCCGCGCCTTCCGTGGGCAGACGCTGATGAGCGGGGTACTGGGCCTGCCGCTGCTGGTGCCGGAGATCGTCACGGCCGTCGCCACCCTGATGTTCTTCGCCTTCATCGGGCTCAAGCTTTCGCTCTTCACCATCCTCATCGCCCATGTGGTGTTCTGCATCCCCTTCGCCTACCTGCCGATCCGCGCCCGCCTGGAAGGCATGGACCCGCGCCTGGCCGAAGCCGCCGCCGACCTCTACGCCTCGCCCTGGAAGGCCTTCTGGAAAGTGACCTTCCCGCTGCTGATGCCCGGCATCCTCTCCGGCGCCATGCTGGCCTTCATCATTTCCATGGACGACTTCGTCATCACCTACTTCGTCGCCGGAGCCGGGGCCACCACCCTGCCGGTGTACATCTTCAGCTCGATACGGATGGGCATTTCGCCGAAGATCAATGCGATCTCCTCGATCATCCTCGTGATTTCCATAGCCTTCGTTGCATTGTCCTACTACGTCGGGCAGCGCAAGCGCTGA
- a CDS encoding AraC family transcriptional regulator, giving the protein MATSLLPEERALTTLHTIALAVATLASSGTARERLLEGSGVACADLDTPDKLITHAQELRVFANALACTRDPALGLSLGLRMHVSAYGILGYTMLASRTLRDALTLAIGHSALLGTYFKLSLEEDGREARLVAIGYRYAPELTVFNSELCLTSLLTVVQDLLGTGIRPTRLCLSYRPPLHATTYEQILGCTVEFGASRNALCFDRTLLDRPLPLADPVTCHYGQQQCLKLDAQLNSRHDVLDQIRQHLAGNLRETCDLDSVARQLHRSERTLRRHLQRLNTSFQRLLDEVRYDKARQLLVQTDLPIYLIAEQLGYSETASFRHAFQRWSGQSPSLYRR; this is encoded by the coding sequence ATGGCCACCTCACTGCTACCGGAAGAACGTGCGCTCACCACCTTGCACACCATCGCCCTGGCGGTGGCGACCCTGGCCAGCAGCGGAACGGCGCGCGAACGGCTGCTGGAAGGCAGCGGCGTGGCCTGCGCCGACCTCGACACCCCCGACAAACTGATCACCCATGCGCAGGAGCTGCGGGTTTTCGCCAACGCCCTGGCCTGTACCCGGGACCCAGCCCTGGGCTTGTCCCTTGGCCTGCGCATGCACGTTTCGGCCTACGGCATTCTCGGCTACACCATGCTCGCCAGCCGCACCCTGCGCGATGCCCTGACCCTCGCCATCGGCCATTCGGCGCTGCTGGGCACCTACTTCAAACTGAGCCTGGAGGAGGATGGCCGGGAAGCCCGCCTGGTTGCCATTGGCTACCGCTATGCGCCGGAGCTGACGGTGTTCAACAGTGAACTTTGCCTGACCTCGCTCCTCACCGTGGTGCAGGACCTGCTCGGCACCGGCATCCGGCCGACCCGCCTCTGTCTGAGCTACCGACCTCCCCTGCATGCCACCACCTACGAACAGATACTCGGCTGTACGGTGGAGTTCGGCGCCTCCCGCAACGCCCTCTGCTTCGACCGCACCCTGCTCGACCGGCCCCTGCCGCTGGCCGACCCGGTGACCTGCCACTATGGCCAGCAGCAGTGCCTGAAGCTGGATGCCCAGCTCAACAGCCGCCACGACGTGCTCGACCAGATCCGCCAGCACCTGGCCGGCAACCTGCGCGAGACCTGCGACCTGGACAGCGTGGCACGCCAGCTGCACCGCTCCGAGCGCACCCTGCGCCGCCACCTGCAGCGGCTGAACACCAGCTTCCAGCGCCTGCTGGACGAGGTGCGCTACGACAAGGCGCGCCAGCTGCTGGTACAGACCGACCTGCCCATCTACCTGATCGCCGAACAGCTCGGCTACAGCGAAACCGCCAGCTTCCGCCATGCCTTCCAGCGTTGGAGCGGGCAGTCGCCGAGCCTGTATCGGCGCTAG